ATGAAGAGCGCTGCTCCGCCTTCGGGTAACGGCGCCTCCCGGTAGCGCAACTCAGAGGCAACATCGATTTCAACCGGCTGCCGGGCAATTTGCTCCAGCCAGTACTTAGCGACAAGCCCGGCAATATAGGCGGTACCGCAAGCCGAGATCGTCAGGCGTGGCAGGTTCCCGAGATCGCAGGAGACTTCCGGCAAAGCGACCCGCCGTTTGAGCGGATCAACATAGCTGGTCAAGGTATCTCCGATAACCGCAGGCTGCTCGAAAATCTCCTTTTGCATGAAATGGCGATAGCCGCCCTTGCCAATCAATGCGCCGGAGACCGCCGTCCGCTTGACCGGACGCTCCACCACGCTTCCTTGCGCATCCCGTACCTCGGCCCCATTGCCGGACAGGATTGCCCAGTCACCCTCCTCCAGATAGCAAATTCGGTCGGTCAATGGCGCCAACGCCAAAGCGTCGGAGCCAAGAAACATCTCGCCGTCGCCATAGCCAACCGCCAAGGGGCTGCCGCGACGCGCGCCGATCATCAAGTCATGCTGCCCGGAGAAAATAATCGCCAATGAAAAAGCGCCCTCCAGGCGATGCAGCGTTTCGGCCGTCGCCGCCACCGGGTCCAGCCCCGCCTTCAAACCCTGGCTCAGCAGGTGAGCGATGACCTCTGTATCGGTCTCGGTCTCGAAACTTTGCCCGTCCCCTTCCAGCGCACGGCGGAGGTCACGGAAGTTCTCGATGATGCCGTTGTGAACGACGGCAACCTGCGGCGTCATATGCGGATGGGCGTTTGTCTCGTTGGGGCGGCCATGGGTCGCCCAGCGGGTGTGGCCAATCCCTGTCGTACCCTCAATGGGCTTCTTCTCCATGACGGCCGCCAGGTTCTTTAGCTTTCCCTCGGCGCGGCGACGGTCAATTCCCGTACCGACCAAGGTAGCGACGCCGGCTGAATCGTAGCCCCGATACTCCAAGCGTTTCAGTCCGTCCAGCAGCAACGGGCCGACCGGGCTCTTGCCGATAATTCCGATGATGCCGCACATGGGCCGTCTATTCCTTCCCGCTCTTGTTATCGGGTTTCCGGTGGGTTTCGCGGTAACGCCGGGCGCCCTCCTTGATCCGCTTGGCCGGCGCGCGCGTCACGATAAGTTCGTCATCGGCAATCTCGCCGCCCACGGTGCTGCCGGCACCGACGATGGCACCCTTGCCGATCGTCGCCGGGGCGACCAAGGCCGCGTTTGAACCGATAAAGGCACCCGCGCCGATCTCGGTTCGGTGCTTGGCGAAACCATCGTAGTTGCAGGTGATGGCGCCCGCACCGATGTTCGCGCCACTGCCAATCGTCGCATCTCCCAAATAAGCGAGATGATTGGCCTTTGCCCCCGCCTCCAATGTCGTGTTCTTGGTTTCGACGAAGTTGCCGATGCGCGCACCCTCACCGATCAGCGAGCCCTCACGGATACGGGCAAAGGGTCCCACGACGGCATTGCGGGCAATCTCGGCCTTTTCGATATGACTGAAGGCGCGTATCCGCGCGCCGCCGCGCACGATAACACCAGGGCCGAAAACCACGTTGGCCTCCACCACCGCATCAGGCTCCAAAATCGTATCCGCCTGCAGGTATACGCTATCGGGATGTTCGAGCGTCGCGCCAGCCGTCAATGCTGCCTGCCGCAACCGCTGTTGCATAACGCTTTCGGCCGCCGCCAGTTCGGCGCGGGAATTGACCCCTTGAACCTCTTCTTCCGGAGCCAGAGCCACCGCCACGCGCTGTCCCGCGCCCACGGCCATTTCGAAAACCTCCGGCAGGAAATACTCCTTTTTGCTGTTGTCGTTCCGAAGGTCGCCCAGCAGATCGAACAAAAGATCGGCGTCGCCCATCAACAATCCGGCATTGCATAGATCGATAGCGCGCGTGGCTGCGTCGGCCTCTACCGCCTCGACCACCCGCAACAGGTTGCCGGCGGTGTCCAGTACAATGCGGCCATAGGCACCCGGATCGCGCGCCCTGAACGCGAGCGCCGCCAAAGCCGCACCCTGCCGCGCTTTCGCCGCGCACAGCGCCGCAAGCGTATCGGCGGTAATCAGCGGCGTGTCGCCATAGACCACCAGCACCTGGCCTTTCCAGTTCCGCAACTGGGCATGGGCACAACGCAACGCATGTCCGGTCCCCAGGCGATCTTCCTGCACCACGCAGGTGTGCGGCTGGACGGCGGCCTGCAATGCCTCCATCTCCGGGCCGATCACGACGACGATCCGGTCCGGCGCCAAAGGCTCCAACGCCTGCAGCACATGCCCGATCATCGGCCGTCCCGCCAAAGGATGCAGCACCTTCGGCAGGTCCGAGTTCATGCGTGTGCCTTTGCCCGCCGCCAACACAACCACGGCAAGCTCAGCCCCTTTGCAAATTTCCGCTTCAACAGTCATGACGCTTGGATCGCACCCAAATCTGTCCGAAAAAGGGCCGTAGTTCGACCATTCGCAAGAAGGTCGCATAGTGGTGCTGGCGTCGGCAACCGAACAATGGCACATGGGTCGCTGTATGAAAGGGCGCGCGCGGCATTGTCTCGGGTGCGCCGAGCCGTCACAGTTCCCCCTGGAAAGGACCCAACTTGAAACGTAACTGCCTGCTTTTCGACCTGGACGGAACACTCGTGCACAGCGCACCCGATCTTGCCGCCAGCCTGAATCGGCGCCTGGAAGCCCTGGGCCGAACGACGCTGGACCTGGAGGCCGTCACTGCCATGGTCGGCAATGGTTTCCAGAAGCTGCTGGAGCGCGCCTTGCTGGCGACTGGCGGGCCTTTGCCCCAGGCGGAATTCGAGGCCGTGAACGCCGCCGGTCTGGCCGATTATTTCGAGAACGCCACGACCCTGACCCGCCCCTACCCCGGCGTTGCGGCGACCTTGAAGGCGCTCAAAGATCAGGGTTGCCGGATGGCTGTCTGCACCAACAAGCCGGTGGCACCCTCATGGCGGATTCTGGAAGACCTGGGACTGGCCGGTTTCTTCGAGGCGCTGGCCGGCGGTGACTCCTACACGGTACGCAAGCCCGACCCCGGCCATATCAAGGCCCTGCTCGAAGAGATGGGCGTGGCCCCAAGAGGAGCCGTCATGATTGGCGACAGCAGCAACGACCTCCTTGCCGCCCGTGGCGCGGGCCTCCCGACCGTGCTTTTGACCTACGGTTATTGTCCCGAGGGCGCCGCCAACCTGCGGCCGGACGCGCTGGCCGAGAGCTTCACGGAACTGCCTGAAATCCTGCGGCGGCTTCCTTGACAGCCGCGCGCGCCTGGAATACATCAGGCCACCCACCGGCCTGAACGGCCAGGATAAAGGGCGCGTAGCTCAGCGGGAGAGCACTGCCTTCACACGGCAGGGGTCGCTGGTTCAATCCCAGCCGCGCCCACCATATTTTTGATGGGATAGAGCTTTGTATGAGTGTGCGCTTTGGGTTCACTTGAACCCAAAGCGACGCAATTCCACGTGTGGGAAAGGAGAAAGTGATGAGTGACATAGTGGTTCTTTGTTTAGCAAAAGCTCCAAGCGAAAAAACGCCATCAATTCGCAATTAGGTTTGCAAGCTTCTCGAATTCTCCAATGTACTTCTGGATATAGAATTGGTGTGGATTGAGTTTATCTGGCATGAGCAAAAATTGTCCGATTCGAAGCTCGTTTGGCGGCACAGCTTTTAGTTCATTTTGCAAAACCTTTAAGTACCCGGAATAGCTCTCACGGGAATTGTGAGCATGGTGGTTTCTCAGTCGCTTTAAATTTCTAAGAAGGTTCATATTAGCCGTATACACACTTTTGATTGGCTCCCCATCTTTTAGATACAATTCCGACCGGGAAACGACGGTATCTGGAGTGGTCCAATCTAGGAAATTTTGCGAGGATTTTATCATATCTACCGCATGCCAATAGCTCTTTGGCGCTATGTAGGATTGCGCCGTATTACCACTGAGCGAAGATTTTCCCATACAATATAGTATGAAAACTTCTTCAATGAAAATTTCATACGACCTAAATAATTCAAAGAATATAGATGCTTCCACGACCTCCAATTGAATAATTGAAAGAGTTCCAATTTTTGGACGCCTTGGCGCAGTGGACAATCGCTTTCGACTATCTGCCTCCAAGGCTTTAAGGCGATTCGCTGTCCGCAGAAAAGTCGCCAGGCTCGCGGATATTTTTCTTCTTAAAGCCAAAACTCACACCTTAAGTTGAGAGCGCTTGGCCAAGTTTCAGGCAAATAAACTCAGATCTAAATTTCCTTGATGCCGTGTCAGTCGTCGCTCTACGCGAACGGTCGATAAATAATTCAAATTCCTCGGGTATATCTAAATCATGACTTGCTGAAGTATACTCATCGTATCTCGCGCTTATTTCATCCAAAACCACTCGTATTTTACCGATATCTTTCGGTTTTATTTTTATTTTTTCAACTTCAATATTATCAACTCCATGCAAGAAATGAGATATAGATAAAAATAACGAATAAAAAAGCTGTATTCTTGACCAATTTGTTAGAGCCATTTCTCCATTTGGATATATAGCTGATACATACCTTGCTGTATCATAGAAAATTTCTGCTTTTTCTTCTAAAGGACCAGATTCATCTTCAAATCTTTTATAGTAAGTTTCAACATTTTTGTTAGTTTGGACACCACCAATCAATGATGTAAGCAAATCAGAAGCCAACTCTGCTTCCGCCATCCGATTGACACTACTTTTTGTCAACACCTTAGATTCTATAAGATATTCAACGATGTCATACCCAAGGCGGTAGGCTGTCTGTTTAAAGAATCCTAAATACTTTGCATTTCTAGATTCTTGGCCATTTAATTTAACAGTATAAGTATTTATTCTCGCAAATATATCCAGTATTTCTTTGTATGGTATGTCATACAGCAAATCAACGCCTATTTCATACTTAAGAAACTCATTTCTCTCCTCAGGAGAAAGACTTTCAAAGACTTTTCCTGCATGTCTTTTACTGTGCGCTCTAGATATCTTAAAATTACCATCATAGAAATCTAGAATGGCTCGGAGCCGTTGTTGGCCGTCAACGACAATCCTCACATTTCGTTTACTCTCTAACTTTTGAGTTAACAGCATCTTTGGTATGGGTTTACCTCGAAGAATTGTATCCACGAGGTATGACTTTGCTTTCTCAGTCCATACCGAACGCCTTTGAAACTCTGGAGACAAATCTAAAAGGTTTGTGTCACGCCACTCGATAAAATCCGAAATGTTATATACCCGTGTGTCAAAATTTTTCATTTTGGTCGCTCTCAGTAAGATCTGTTATCGAGTTGAAAATTATAGCCTGCGCCAGCAAACTCGAACAAGATGATCTGCTTGATCATCGGCTTTTGCTCTCTATTATCAAATGTGCCTTTTTTATGTAACCGCGGCAGATACGTAAGAATTTATTAAACAATAACGCAAATACTCCACAAACAGGCGCCACACCATAACGGCGCGAACGCCCCAGGCGATGTGGAGAGAAAAAAATGGCGACGGAAGCGACCTCGGCAACGCAGGCCGGGAATTCATCTGCGCAAACAAAGAATGAAAACCAGGCGAGCGCCGACGAGCGCGCCGTCGATACACTGCAAGCTGAGAACCCGGATTCCAGTGAGGAGTCAAGCGGCGAGGCCGCCGTTGAAACGTCGGTACAGGATATCGGCGAAGCACCCCAGGTCATTGCCCAGGCAATAACCCCGGAGACCGCAGCACAGGCCGACGGCGACCCCGCCGATGCGGTAGAGCAAAGCAGCCCAGCCGCGGTTCAGTTGGTAGAGACACCGTCGTCGGTCTCCAGCGCGGATGAAGCGCTGCTGAGTGATGCCATCGCTGCCAGCCTCGGTTTGGAGCCGGCAGCAGGCCCCTCCGATGCACAGCAAACCCCCGAAGCCACGGTCGAAGGAGGGGGCGGCGAATTTGAAACAGCCAGCGTCCAGGGACTGACCGCCCTTAGCGCGCTGAACCTACTTGGCGATGAGAATTACGCGTTCGGGGAGTTACCCGAACTAACGAACAGCGATCTTCCCTTTGCACGCCAGGCTGGCCAAGAAGCTCCTGTACAAGGCAGCGAGGGAAACCCCGATCCCGGCGGCAATCCTGACCCCGGCGGCAATCCCGATCCGGGTGGCAACCCCGACCCGGGTGGTAACCCCGACCCCGGCGGCAATCCCGACCCGGGTGGTAACCCCGACCCCGGCGGCAATCCCGACCTGGGTGGTAACCCCGACCCCGGCGGCAATCCTGATCCCATCGCGCCAACATTAAGCGGCAGCGACAAGGGCCAGGTAAGTGAACTCGGGCTCAAAGGACCCGGTGCTGAAGCCACGAGCGGTTCCTTCGCGATCACAGATGCCGATAGCAGCGGGCATAGCATCACTGCGGTATCCTGGGTGAACAGCGAGGGCATAACCCAAACAGCGATCCCGGTTCCATCCGGCAACGGGAGTGATTTCACTTTCGCCACGGAATACGGGCAGTTCCATGTGTTCCAAGACGCCGGCGGTGTCTGGACCTGGGAATATCAGTTGAACAGCGCAGCCAACCACCAGATCGGGGATGGCGACGTCGTGACCGAAAGTCTGTTGGTGCAGATGACCGACGACAGCGGACAGGTCTCCGGCCTCAACGTGGTGGGCAGCGTGGATATCGTAGATTCCGTTGTAATGCCGGGTTCAGCCTATCAGGTGGCCAGCAACGCCGCCGGATCGAGCTTGACTGGCGACTTGGGAATCGACCTGGGCCTCGATAGCGGACCCCTGCCCACCGGTGTAACCGGCATAACGGCAGACCTTCCCACGGGGTTCACGGCTGGCTCGGCGGTTCTGCAAGGCGACGGTTCTTATGAGATGGTTATCGACGGGCCGCAAGGGTCGTCATTCCTGCTGACGGTTCAGCCCGACGGCGCTTACAGTTTCGATGTGATCAATCCATTAATGCCGGACGTTCACAGCCTCTCACTGATCGATCTCAATGTGAGCAATAAACCGGTTCCAACAATCGCCGATGTACCGATCGGCGAGAGCGTGGCGGTCGCAACATTCACAGGATGGAGTCCGAACAAGGCTGGTGTCCTGGTGGCTGACGACGTCAATTCTTCCGGCCAAGGCATGGGGGTTGGCAACAACATCATCAGCGGCGGCGAAGTCATTCACGTGGCCTTTAGCCAACCTGTGGGCAACCTCTCGTTTGATATCAACAAGTTGAGCACAGGTGAGCAGGTCGGTTTTGCAGTCACGTTGGCAGACGCCGGCGGCACCCAGCTAACCGGCAGCTATGAACTAGTGACCCCCGGACTGACGGAAAGCAACACCCAAACGATTTCCCTGTCCGACGTTTTCTCCGCCTCTGATATCGCGGCAATGGAAGCGGCGGGAATTCTGGGCATCGACATCAACACCAACGGTACCGGTAGTGATTTCCGGTTGGTGAACATGTCCGTCGGCGATTGGAATGCGCCGATGGACGACGTCACCTTCAACTTCTCCGTCCAAGCACAAGACGGCGATGGAGATGCGGCCAGCTCCCTACTGTCCATAACTGTGGACGCAAGCGCCGATGGCCTTGGCACGATCATGGCTCAAAGCGGCGAGACTTACGCCTTGGGCGGTGCCGCGGACGCTGCAAATGGTCTGGATGACGGTGGACTGGTGGTCCTCAGCACACTTCCCGCGGAGCCGGTCGTGCTACACGGCTTTGATCTGTCCGATCCGGCCAGTGGCGGTGATACATTGATGCTGGGCGACCTTCTGACCGGTTTCGGCGGATCGGTGAATGATGCTTTTGGGCTGGGTTACCTTTCAGTCAGTCTCGAAGATCGCACCGGCGACGGAATCGATGACGCCATCCTTTCGATAGACGCGGACGCCGGTGGCGTGCTGCCGACCTACGAAGTGGTGATCTTCGACGGTGCCTCATCCCTGCCGAACCTGGGGAGCTTCGGCGACGCAGCGGATGTCCAGGCAGCCCTAGCCGATAACATCAGCCTGACCGTCTGATGAACGCTAGTCCACCCTTCGGTGTATTTGACACGCCGAAGGGTGGAAGCCGGTCCTTTCCGTTGCTACATTCTGGCCGCGAGGTTCGGCGCACTTTTATTTAGTGACAATCGCTCTGCTATTGATTCATTCTGATGAAAGAAAGCGAGTGTTCAAATCATGAGTTTCGAAGACAAAGTCGGCGCAGGACGACGCAAGCACGTACGTGGCACGGGTGAATGTGAGCTCTACCATAACGGTCAGCGCTACAGTTTGATCGACTGGTCCGTCGGTGGTTGCGCCGTTTCGGAAACCCTGCCCGGCGTCACCCCAGAAGCCCTGATAGAAGTCGAGCTGGTCGTCTTCGGTCCGGCAACGCGGCTTTCCCAAAAAATGACTGCGCGCGTCGTGCGCGTCGAATCAGGTGTGACCGCCCTGGAGTTTCAGGGGCTGGATACCGATGAACGGGACCTGCTGCTGATCGCCCAGGGCGCTTTCTCGAAGAACCTATTTATCCTCAGCGGCGACGACGAAGATGACCCTCTCGGCTCCTTGACCTGATAGGCCTCATTCGACTTATTTAAAGCCCGGTCAACACCGTCCCCATCGCCGTCAGGAGGCCCCTCCAGCTACCTGGAAGCCCTTGATCATCTTCTTGGCCGACTTCATGGCCTCCATACCTTCTTTCGAAGAAACCGCCACAGTCGTTCGCAGATTTGTGACGCCGCCGGTCGCCCCAGCGACCATGAGCGCCGCCATCGTATCAACCTCGCTTCGGCCCTTGCCACCTTCCATGATTACCAGGAAATCGTACTCCCCGAATGTGATGTAATAGCCGATGAGCTTCGCGCCCGCAGCGGCCGCCAGCTTCGCCACGGCTTTGGAGCGATCCTCCGGCTTATTCAGCATCCCCGCCATGGACTTTTGCGAGTAGCAACCTTGCGTAATGTAGTAGGTCATGGTGGTTCTCCCTCCCAGGCCCGCCACACAATGCACGCAGGCCGCTGGTATGGATCATAGTCCAGAATCAATAACATTCGAAAAATTTGGGCTATTTGAACGCAAATCTGCGCTTCTCGATCAAGATTCCAGAGGCACCTTCACGCTGTCTGTTTAACTTTTATTTAGATTTTTAGTGATATTGTCCGCGTTCCATGATGATGAGCGGCTACAACGCACGCCAATAAGAAACGAATAATCAACTATACGGGCGAAACCGAACCTTACGGTCGCCCGAAGGACAGAAGGATTGGCAGTTGGTTGGGTATCAGGCGGCAAAGATGACCGAGGAACCGGAAAGCGCTTATGAATGCCAGCTTGAAGCTGACCGGCTGCGCGCTTTACGACGCTATGAAGTACTCGACACGCCGCCAGAGGAGTCCTTCGATCGCATCACAAGGCTGGTGCAGGCTGTGCTTCAGACACCTATCGCCCTGGTGTCCCTTCTGGATGAATCCCGTCAGTGGTTCAAATCGTGCCAGGGATTGGATGTTCGCGAAACGCCGCGAGACATTTCGTTCTG
The sequence above is a segment of the Limibacillus halophilus genome. Coding sequences within it:
- the glmS gene encoding glutamine--fructose-6-phosphate transaminase (isomerizing), which encodes MCGIIGIIGKSPVGPLLLDGLKRLEYRGYDSAGVATLVGTGIDRRRAEGKLKNLAAVMEKKPIEGTTGIGHTRWATHGRPNETNAHPHMTPQVAVVHNGIIENFRDLRRALEGDGQSFETETDTEVIAHLLSQGLKAGLDPVAATAETLHRLEGAFSLAIIFSGQHDLMIGARRGSPLAVGYGDGEMFLGSDALALAPLTDRICYLEEGDWAILSGNGAEVRDAQGSVVERPVKRTAVSGALIGKGGYRHFMQKEIFEQPAVIGDTLTSYVDPLKRRVALPEVSCDLGNLPRLTISACGTAYIAGLVAKYWLEQIARQPVEIDVASELRYREAPLPEGGAALFISQSGETIDTLAALRYAKAEGQHILSVVNVPESIIARESNAVLPTLAGPEIGVASTKAFTTQLVVLACLTLAIGRAKGSLTANREAALSEALLEVPQRAAEVLAMDAQFIGIAQELAEARDVLYMARGSLYPLALEGALKLKEISYIHAEGYAAGELKHGPIALIDDLVPVVVCAPSGPLLTKTLSNVEEVVARGGRVILLSDAEGLAQASDGVAHRIELPKVDPFVAPILYALPVQLLAYHTAVAKGTDVDQPRNLAKSVTVE
- the glmU gene encoding bifunctional UDP-N-acetylglucosamine diphosphorylase/glucosamine-1-phosphate N-acetyltransferase GlmU; the encoded protein is MTVEAEICKGAELAVVVLAAGKGTRMNSDLPKVLHPLAGRPMIGHVLQALEPLAPDRIVVVIGPEMEALQAAVQPHTCVVQEDRLGTGHALRCAHAQLRNWKGQVLVVYGDTPLITADTLAALCAAKARQGAALAALAFRARDPGAYGRIVLDTAGNLLRVVEAVEADAATRAIDLCNAGLLMGDADLLFDLLGDLRNDNSKKEYFLPEVFEMAVGAGQRVAVALAPEEEVQGVNSRAELAAAESVMQQRLRQAALTAGATLEHPDSVYLQADTILEPDAVVEANVVFGPGVIVRGGARIRAFSHIEKAEIARNAVVGPFARIREGSLIGEGARIGNFVETKNTTLEAGAKANHLAYLGDATIGSGANIGAGAITCNYDGFAKHRTEIGAGAFIGSNAALVAPATIGKGAIVGAGSTVGGEIADDELIVTRAPAKRIKEGARRYRETHRKPDNKSGKE
- the gph gene encoding phosphoglycolate phosphatase (PGP is an essential enzyme in the glycolate salvage pathway in higher organisms (photorespiration in plants). Phosphoglycolate results from the oxidase activity of RubisCO in the Calvin cycle when concentrations of carbon dioxide are low relative to oxygen. This enzyme is a member of the Haloacid Dehalogenase (HAD) superfamily of aspartate-nucleophile hydrolase enzymes (PF00702).) — encoded protein: MKRNCLLFDLDGTLVHSAPDLAASLNRRLEALGRTTLDLEAVTAMVGNGFQKLLERALLATGGPLPQAEFEAVNAAGLADYFENATTLTRPYPGVAATLKALKDQGCRMAVCTNKPVAPSWRILEDLGLAGFFEALAGGDSYTVRKPDPGHIKALLEEMGVAPRGAVMIGDSSNDLLAARGAGLPTVLLTYGYCPEGAANLRPDALAESFTELPEILRRLP
- a CDS encoding DUF262 domain-containing protein; this encodes MKNFDTRVYNISDFIEWRDTNLLDLSPEFQRRSVWTEKAKSYLVDTILRGKPIPKMLLTQKLESKRNVRIVVDGQQRLRAILDFYDGNFKISRAHSKRHAGKVFESLSPEERNEFLKYEIGVDLLYDIPYKEILDIFARINTYTVKLNGQESRNAKYLGFFKQTAYRLGYDIVEYLIESKVLTKSSVNRMAEAELASDLLTSLIGGVQTNKNVETYYKRFEDESGPLEEKAEIFYDTARYVSAIYPNGEMALTNWSRIQLFYSLFLSISHFLHGVDNIEVEKIKIKPKDIGKIRVVLDEISARYDEYTSASHDLDIPEEFELFIDRSRRATTDTASRKFRSEFICLKLGQALST
- a CDS encoding VCBS domain-containing protein; translation: MATEATSATQAGNSSAQTKNENQASADERAVDTLQAENPDSSEESSGEAAVETSVQDIGEAPQVIAQAITPETAAQADGDPADAVEQSSPAAVQLVETPSSVSSADEALLSDAIAASLGLEPAAGPSDAQQTPEATVEGGGGEFETASVQGLTALSALNLLGDENYAFGELPELTNSDLPFARQAGQEAPVQGSEGNPDPGGNPDPGGNPDPGGNPDPGGNPDPGGNPDPGGNPDPGGNPDLGGNPDPGGNPDPIAPTLSGSDKGQVSELGLKGPGAEATSGSFAITDADSSGHSITAVSWVNSEGITQTAIPVPSGNGSDFTFATEYGQFHVFQDAGGVWTWEYQLNSAANHQIGDGDVVTESLLVQMTDDSGQVSGLNVVGSVDIVDSVVMPGSAYQVASNAAGSSLTGDLGIDLGLDSGPLPTGVTGITADLPTGFTAGSAVLQGDGSYEMVIDGPQGSSFLLTVQPDGAYSFDVINPLMPDVHSLSLIDLNVSNKPVPTIADVPIGESVAVATFTGWSPNKAGVLVADDVNSSGQGMGVGNNIISGGEVIHVAFSQPVGNLSFDINKLSTGEQVGFAVTLADAGGTQLTGSYELVTPGLTESNTQTISLSDVFSASDIAAMEAAGILGIDINTNGTGSDFRLVNMSVGDWNAPMDDVTFNFSVQAQDGDGDAASSLLSITVDASADGLGTIMAQSGETYALGGAADAANGLDDGGLVVLSTLPAEPVVLHGFDLSDPASGGDTLMLGDLLTGFGGSVNDAFGLGYLSVSLEDRTGDGIDDAILSIDADAGGVLPTYEVVIFDGASSLPNLGSFGDAADVQAALADNISLTV
- a CDS encoding PilZ domain-containing protein, with translation MSFEDKVGAGRRKHVRGTGECELYHNGQRYSLIDWSVGGCAVSETLPGVTPEALIEVELVVFGPATRLSQKMTARVVRVESGVTALEFQGLDTDERDLLLIAQGAFSKNLFILSGDDEDDPLGSLT
- a CDS encoding GYD domain-containing protein, coding for MTYYITQGCYSQKSMAGMLNKPEDRSKAVAKLAAAAGAKLIGYYITFGEYDFLVIMEGGKGRSEVDTMAALMVAGATGGVTNLRTTVAVSSKEGMEAMKSAKKMIKGFQVAGGAS